The Brassica rapa cultivar Chiifu-401-42 chromosome A10, CAAS_Brap_v3.01, whole genome shotgun sequence genome segment CTCATCACTTCCTTTGAGTACTCCAACATAACCTCCCTGCCACATCAAATGTTTCCATGCTTAATTAGcatcatctatatatatacacactaagacttttacattatttttagtGAATAATATCATTATTTGTATATCCATGATTGATCAAAATGTCACGTAACAATGACAAAACATTTCAGACCGTGTTGAAAATTAGACACTAGTCAAATTAAAGACTCAAAACCTTACCCGAAAACAGCTGGCAAGTCCTGAGATCGGGGAGGATCCGGAGCCATATAACAAATAACGGTGTCTCTCCAGCTGGCAGAGGCAGAGGTGAATAGATCAACGTTGGTGTAGTAAAGAAAGTTTCGAGTGTGATCACGAGAGTAGAACTGTTTCCTAACTTGCAAGTCTTGCTCGTGAAACCCACGAATCCCTCCAAGCATCCTCTCCTGCAACTCGAGCGAGATCCCGTGGTTGGTCACTCGGAAGAAACCCCATTTCTCAGCCGCTTCTCTGATCTGCTCCACAACGTTCCTCCGCGTCGTCAAGTCTTGATCCTTGTAGTGTACGCTTCCTCCCTTTAGATCAATGGTGGGGATGTTCACCTGCTGAGAAGCTCGTGCTGCTTTCAGGCTTGCTAAAATGGTCGGAGGTGCACGGAACATGGCTGGAATCTCAGTGATTCCTGAATCCGCCAGGCCTTTCGCGCCTATTTTCATCTCATCGAAAGCTTTTCTTTCATGAGAACGATCCATTTAGTGTtgctgtttctttttttttttctggtttaaAGCTTTCCTAAAATGCTATGCGCATCTCAAATTCTCCATACACTTGTGTCTTTCGTATtactaaaaacaaaagaaagttgTGACCAAAAATAGATGTcttaataagaaaaaacaagttgacttaatattaaatttattaatcaatAAAGTAGCAAACACCAAATTTAGCTGATAAAGTATGAGGAATGATTATCCATAATGGAGGAAGACCATTTTTTAGTTACTTAAATCATTTACGTGGACTGATGATTAATTAGCAAACACCAAAACAAATTCATAGATTAGGAGGAGGGATAAACTAAATAAATGCAACCACctgtcataaaaaaaaaagagaattaatGGTGCCACCGTCAAGTTGCAGCATTTCCCTAATCTCACGTAATTAGTTGAGCTAATTAATTACTCTAATAGTAAGTAAATAATACTTCCTCCGTTCCCCAAAGTaagatgttttagattttttacttgatctacaaagatagattttcaatatttttaaagtacttttttatacttttaaaaaatattaaatgaaaatatttgaattgattaaatttcattggtgaaaagttattgaaaattgtataataaagtaaacaaaaaattaaattataaacatttgtTGAATTTTTAATAAGCGTGAACACtttagaaaattttactttCGAGAACAAAGGGAGTACTAAAAAATAACTAGATGATAACCCGCGCTCTGCGCAGGGTAATTATTCTAACCCGCACCCTGCACAGAGTacatttttttacaaatatattGTACTTAAATACTATAaacaatatacatttttttatcaataactttttttacatttgattaGATGTGGACATTCGAGTACCATTTGGTTTGATTCAGATCCTTGagagtttggttcggttcggttatttGCGAGTTTAGTTCGGGTTTGGGTTCACATAACCTATTGaatttcttttcaaaaattcaagtttatatatactttatatttttcaaaatctaaatataaaataatatataacatataaatttgaataatatatgtcgaaatacttaaacttaacataaCAATTGGTTTagcttaaatatttggataagaaatcaatagatattttaagtattttagatattataagTATCGTTCAGCTATTTTAAACATGTACTTATAACTATTTGTATGTATTTCCAAGTATTTTGGAAAATTTAAacgttttatatattttgtatattcttttaaatattaaatttaaaaataattaacatatttaagtatataaatcttgtTCTGATGTATTTGGATACCTAAAATATTTCGATTTGGATcgggtttggttttggttatcTAGATATCAAAATCTTGAATCCATTCGGATATCTAACCAATTTTGGTTAAGGTTCAGTACTATTCTTTGGATCGGCCTTGGTTCGTTTTGTTTGGATTCGGATTTTTTGTTcaatcttatatttttattgtgacaaaatttaaacaaaaatgaagatgGTTCATATTAATTTTGGGTATGCAACaatttttaaaccaaaacaTATTTTACTATGTATGTGGTCTATTTAGTTAATCATTAAAAATTGTTCTaggtccatttaaaaaaaacaatggttGACTTAAAAACGTATTATTTCAGATTGTCGATTGACACTTTCAAATATTCTACGTCGGTGTTGCGACGAATGGAAAGAAGGTTAGAGTTAGGAAAAAAATTTGTTGTGAAATCCATGTTCTCGCTAGCGGATTTCAATAACTTCTAAATAAATCTTAGTTGTATCGATCTTTTGTAAGATTTTTGagcaatattaattaataaaatattacactTGTTAGAGTAATCaattgtttctcaattaatatataggagattatAGAAATCAGAACAATAcctcttgtttatttacaatatatttatggtaaataaatcaaaataatcattctatttattttatatgttatataattatattaaaaaaaatattgacataaatatataacatattttaatataaatatttattattgagactttctactcatatggttttattaacatttgtatatttgatgTAACAAATCATTTAAACAATTAATCTCAAAATTTTCGATGTGGtatttttcaatgcaaatttcaaaattaaaatattaaggtttcaatattctttcaatgcaaatttcaaaattaacatatttatgtatttttaaatggtacatagtttaatttaaatgatattaatatatataatataatttaatatggatatctattaaataaaaattcatattaatatgatTGTTATCATTTGTagcttgttataacaaaaaaaatcaagtcaTTGGCCATAAAATTTTCAACgggatttttaacattttttgcaatttatagtcgttttaaaaaatttaaaatataaaatataagaaaaaaactaaatttttttattatatggttaatatgattgtttaattttttttaataatataaaattaaacaaaaatgatgaatgatgcaaaaattgttatcaactttttattattcataatcattaatcgtcatatatatgttaatcatttaaagtaattttgtagcttttatttattgAGATAATACACgcttattatattttggattgATATAATATTCCCTAATAATTTAGATTTTGAACCAAGATTTTGTTCAACTGATTTTAAGCTGCTACGTAAGATTAATTGACATCTTAATTAACTGATAACTCGGCTCTTTTGTAATTATTACAAACTACGTGttacaattttttaatgtttctatatattaatataaatgagaTATAATGGTGCCAGTGCGGTGCCACCGTCAAATTGCAGCATTTCCCTAATCTCACGTAATTAGTTGAGTTAATCAATTACTAGtagtaataaataaatgaataaaatgatAAAGTTAAAGTTATCTATCTGGTCTGGTCAGTTAATGACTGCAAAATCTTTTGCAAGTAAAGAAACAGTCAACGGAAGGTGGTAATAAGCTTTGAGGCTCCTCCGATCAGATTTGTCTGTGTGTCTCTGCAAATCCCAAAGTTATGTCCTCGCTTCTTGAGAGTTGATCTGTCTCGTAGCGCAAAATCTCTGTCTCAGATCGATCTGAGCTTTTCTTTTGGACTCCACTGCCCATTTTTGTTTCTCTGGCTTCTACACCTTTTGTGTTGTATTTTCTAGTTGGTTTTATTCTGACGATGATGAAGGTATAAGTGTGTATTTGAATAGAGAGCTCCACGCCATGAACACCGTCGTTGCTAAGTTGCAGAGACAGTTTCAAGACTACCTCGTTTCTCTTTATCAACAGGTTGGATTTGAAACTGAGTGAGCTCCTCTTTGGTTGATTGTTTTAGTTTGATTTGACTTGGGGTTATAGAAATAGTTTCAGGGTTATATATAAGCTTTTATGGTAGGTACTACTCTATGCATTTTAAATTTGAAGgctttttaaaaaagaatactatcttcttttttttttaaagggatTTCTGGATAATCAGTTCACTGAGTTGAGAAAGTTGCAAGATGAAGGCACTCCTGATTTTGTAGCTGAGGTTGTCTCTCTTTTCTTTGACGACTGTTCCAAGCTTATTAATAGCATGTCTAGATCACTGTAAGTCTTCCATCAGCTCTGTTATGTGtgtacttgttttttttttttgtcaagaatGTTATGTGTGTACTGTGTCTGGAACTTCGTGTCTTATAATTAGGGAGAGGCCAGAAAATGTGGATTTCAAACAGGTTGATTCAGGGGTGCATCAACTCAAGGGTAGTAGCTCAAGGTATATCCAtgatcatgttttttttatagaggAAGCGGTGAACCTTTCTTCATTGTaattatgaagttttaagaAATCAAAATACATTGATTTAATGGCTCACTCTCTGCTTTGTACACAGTGTTGGTGCAAGGAGGGTAAAAAATGTGTGTATATCTTTCAAGGAATGTTGTGATGTTCAGAACCGTGAAGGGTGAGTGCTGTCCAAAACAAGTTGCCACCTTTTTCTCCAGTGTATAAGTTTAGATTGTTGATGCGAAATGTTATTGGATTTGTTTGATTTCTGAAATTAATTATTCTAAATTATGATAATGTTATATGGTGTAGGTGTTTAAGGTGTCTGCAGCAGGTGGATTATGAATATAAGATGCTAAAGACCAAACTTCAGGATCTCTTCAATGTGAGTTCTACACTTTGCATAAAACCTACTTGAGTTCTGCTCTCGAACCCTTTTCTTAATGCAATCTTTTTAATGTAATGTCGTTGCAGCTAGAGAAACAGATCGTCCAAGCCGGAGGTGCGATTCCTCAGGTGAATATAAATTAGACTGATGGTCTTCTTGATTTTGCTGAATGCTCAAAATACATGATGAAACGGATATTCCTAGGTAGtatttattgttgttgttgctgttgtaaTGTTCTATATTTGATTGGTGTGGTTCATCAAAGCATTTTCCTAGTTACACTATTCTTCGTCCTGACATCCGCCCTTGTCTAGACGCTTGATTGTGTTGTAACAGTACAAGTGAAGTATAAGTTTATAACTAGACATGTCCTAATGTTCTAGTAATGAAAATCTGGTTTATGTGTGTATTAATCAACAATGATTTTGTCTAAGCAATGAATACTGCACCAGTTCTGTTATGCACACTATAAGTTATTGTTATAGGGCTTATAGGACATGATTGTGACAAAAGATTTGAGAATAGATTGGTCATGTTTTGTTAGGTATGTATTAAATATATTCTCCTAACCTCGAACTAGGAATTAATGACAGAAAAGCTAAATGCAAACAATTACAGAATGTTTATAGAAGAAATCAAAATGTGAAGCCATGTTTTTAATGGTAATCACTTGATTAAgattttttgttgaaaatatatgtatgtGAAGTGAAAGAGACTTGTCAACATAAATTGAAGGTATGGAGGCGTGTAACATTATAGATGTTCTTTTAATCTTGCCATCATTTTATCTTATCAGCTCTCTCATCCATCTTCATCATTTTCAGATTTATTATTTTTCCCAACAAAGGTTTCTCATTCATCTTTTAAGTTTCTTTA includes the following:
- the LOC103844507 gene encoding 1-aminocyclopropane-1-carboxylate oxidase homolog 5, whose translation is MDRSHERKAFDEMKIGAKGLADSGITEIPAMFRAPPTILASLKAARASQQVNIPTIDLKGGSVHYKDQDLTTRRNVVEQIREAAEKWGFFRVTNHGISLELQERMLGGIRGFHEQDLQVRKQFYSRDHTRNFLYYTNVDLFTSASASWRDTVICYMAPDPPRSQDLPAVFGEVMLEYSKEVMSLGELIFELLSEALGLNPNHLKEMDCAKSQMLTGQYYPPCPQPDLTLGLSKHSDFAFLTVLLQDNIGGLQVLHDQAWIDVPPVPGSFVINIGDLLQFITNDKFISAEHRVIANESSEARVSVPCFFTTFKKANPRVYGPIKELLSEDNPPKYRDCSITEFSDIFSSKEITITRLLHLRI
- the LOC103844506 gene encoding histidine-containing phosphotransfer protein 5, whose protein sequence is MNTVVAKLQRQFQDYLVSLYQQGFLDNQFTELRKLQDEGTPDFVAEVVSLFFDDCSKLINSMSRSLERPENVDFKQVDSGVHQLKGSSSSVGARRVKNVCISFKECCDVQNREGCLRCLQQVDYEYKMLKTKLQDLFNLEKQIVQAGGAIPQVNIN